From Chryseobacterium sp. H1D6B, a single genomic window includes:
- a CDS encoding Na+/H+ antiporter codes for MENYTVILIIMALMIGVSGLAGRIKIPAPMLLLIVGILIGFVPAMPEIEINHEIIMLLFLPPLLYDAAFNISFPQFKTNINTIGTLAIGLVFLTTAGIAVLAHYLIPGMSWPLAFVLGAILSATDAVAAVGITKGLGLSHKTITILEGESLINDASALVAYRFAVAAVTGVAFVTWKASLEFVCVLGGGFLIGWIIFKLLSLVIGLFRTNNMVVISLILLMPFVTYLIAEHFKVSGVIAVVVLGLGMSKLSRSKFPDKVKEQSRNFWDVIIFLLNGLIFLLIGLEFPIILKKMPDTQVWTYAGYAAIIVLLTLLIRLARVYLQQFNLQKAFQGRRRISEEALFDSKTSFIITWSGMRGIVSLAIALGLPTMINNGEPFPMRNEIIFLSIAVVLLSLLGQGLTLPWIVKKLKL; via the coding sequence ATGGAAAACTATACTGTCATTTTAATTATCATGGCCTTAATGATCGGAGTTTCCGGTCTGGCCGGCAGGATCAAAATACCGGCACCCATGCTTCTTTTAATTGTGGGAATACTTATCGGTTTTGTTCCTGCTATGCCGGAAATAGAAATAAATCATGAAATTATTATGCTGCTTTTCCTGCCTCCTTTATTGTATGATGCTGCTTTTAACATCTCATTTCCGCAGTTTAAAACGAATATTAATACTATTGGCACGTTAGCAATAGGACTTGTATTTCTTACTACCGCCGGGATTGCTGTTCTTGCTCATTATTTAATTCCGGGCATGAGCTGGCCTTTGGCTTTTGTATTAGGAGCCATTCTATCCGCTACAGATGCCGTAGCCGCAGTAGGGATTACCAAAGGGCTTGGGCTTTCTCATAAAACAATTACAATATTGGAAGGCGAGAGCTTAATCAATGATGCATCGGCACTGGTAGCTTATCGTTTCGCTGTTGCGGCTGTAACCGGAGTTGCATTTGTAACATGGAAAGCCTCATTAGAATTTGTATGTGTTTTAGGAGGCGGATTTCTAATTGGATGGATTATATTTAAATTATTATCACTGGTTATCGGGCTGTTCCGTACCAATAATATGGTGGTGATCAGTCTGATTCTTTTAATGCCTTTTGTGACTTATCTTATAGCTGAACATTTCAAAGTATCCGGCGTAATTGCTGTTGTTGTTTTAGGACTAGGAATGTCTAAACTTAGCCGCAGCAAGTTTCCTGACAAGGTAAAAGAGCAATCACGGAATTTTTGGGATGTTATTATCTTCCTGCTTAACGGATTGATCTTCCTGCTTATCGGCTTAGAGTTTCCGATTATATTAAAAAAAATGCCGGATACCCAGGTGTGGACCTATGCCGGATATGCAGCAATTATTGTACTGCTGACTTTATTGATCAGACTTGCAAGGGTCTATCTCCAGCAGTTTAATCTTCAAAAAGCTTTTCAGGGCAGAAGACGGATCAGTGAGGAAGCTTTATTCGATTCTAAAACAAGTTTTATTATTACCTGGTCCGGAATGCGGGGAATTGTTTCCCTGGCTATCGCTCTTGGTCTTCCTACTATGATTAACAACGGCGAACCTTTTCCCATGCGCAATGAAATCATATTTTTATCAATAGCAGTTGTTTTGCTTTCTCTTTTAGGGCAGGGCCTGACGCTTCCCTGGATCGTTAAAAAGCTTAAATTATAA
- a CDS encoding helix-turn-helix domain-containing protein: MQISPPKQLASYIKHYIFLDNPEDDIKKLRLFTDGTTGLIISSDISMYSDFSKEKLPMSFFYGQPARYKDLTAKGSFSLIAVVFHPYFFNDVLGISAAEMKNEIIAVEDILKNELFPFQESLFYKNDPKSIIQALNTYFIQLISKKKDSDSWIVKAAQQYMQQNKGAVSLHGLEHFTGYSERQIERKFDKYIGISPKKYNNIIRLHYFLSLMKKNGGHENIAGLSYEAGYADQSHLIKDFKTNIGLTPSQYFKTQNKLAVNFIELPFK; the protein is encoded by the coding sequence ATGCAGATTTCTCCGCCGAAACAATTAGCATCCTATATCAAACATTACATCTTTTTGGACAATCCTGAAGATGACATAAAAAAATTGAGATTATTTACTGACGGAACTACCGGACTCATTATCTCAAGTGACATCAGCATGTATTCTGATTTTTCAAAGGAGAAATTACCCATGTCTTTTTTTTACGGCCAGCCGGCACGCTATAAAGATCTCACTGCAAAAGGTTCTTTTTCTTTAATTGCCGTAGTATTTCATCCTTATTTTTTTAATGATGTATTGGGAATTTCGGCAGCAGAAATGAAAAATGAGATCATTGCTGTAGAAGACATTTTGAAAAACGAATTATTTCCTTTTCAGGAAAGTCTCTTTTATAAAAATGATCCAAAATCAATTATACAGGCTTTAAATACCTACTTCATCCAGCTGATTTCTAAAAAGAAAGATTCAGATTCATGGATTGTAAAAGCAGCCCAGCAGTATATGCAGCAAAATAAAGGAGCTGTTTCCCTGCACGGGCTTGAACATTTTACAGGCTATTCTGAACGCCAGATCGAAAGAAAATTTGATAAATACATCGGAATTTCTCCTAAAAAATACAATAACATCATAAGACTTCATTATTTTTTAAGCCTGATGAAAAAAAACGGTGGTCATGAAAATATAGCAGGCCTTTCTTATGAAGCCGGATACGCTGACCAGTCGCATTTGATCAAAGATTTTAAAACCAATATCGGACTTACTCCCAGCCAATACTTTAAAACCCAAAATAAACTGGCCGTGAATTTCATCGAACTCCCATTTAAATAA
- a CDS encoding nitrilase family protein, which translates to MINLKVSTAQFENRSGDKEYNLSVIEKLSGEAASKGSDVIAFHECSITGYTFARSFTKEQMLDTAELIPEGKSIKRLQQIAAKFDIVILAGLFEKDENDNIFKAYVCVDKSGLTAKYRKLHPFINPHISAGQEYCVFEIKGWKCGILICYDNNIIENVRATKLLGADIIFMPHVTMCTPSTRPGAGFVDPKLWENREADPTSLRLEFDGMKGRSWLMKWLPARAYDNGVYVVFSNPIGMDDDQLKNGCSMILDPFGDIISECRSFDDSFTTAVITPEKLTQAGGYRYIQARNPALYRDIIGQEHQPEQKVVWLTGDTL; encoded by the coding sequence ATGATCAATCTTAAAGTTTCAACGGCACAATTCGAAAATAGAAGCGGGGACAAAGAATACAATCTTTCAGTAATCGAAAAACTAAGCGGCGAGGCGGCTTCAAAAGGATCTGATGTGATTGCTTTTCATGAGTGCTCAATTACAGGTTATACTTTTGCCCGCAGCTTTACAAAAGAGCAGATGCTTGATACCGCTGAATTGATTCCTGAAGGAAAAAGCATTAAAAGACTCCAGCAGATTGCCGCTAAATTTGACATCGTTATTTTGGCGGGGCTTTTTGAAAAGGACGAAAATGACAATATTTTTAAAGCCTATGTGTGTGTTGATAAAAGCGGACTTACCGCTAAATATAGAAAATTACATCCATTCATTAACCCTCATATTTCTGCAGGACAAGAATACTGCGTTTTTGAAATTAAAGGCTGGAAATGCGGTATTTTGATCTGCTACGATAATAATATCATTGAAAACGTAAGAGCAACAAAACTTCTGGGAGCTGATATCATTTTTATGCCGCATGTAACAATGTGTACGCCTTCTACTAGACCCGGTGCCGGATTTGTAGATCCTAAACTTTGGGAAAACAGGGAAGCGGACCCTACGTCACTGCGTTTAGAATTCGATGGAATGAAAGGCAGAAGCTGGCTGATGAAATGGCTGCCTGCAAGAGCTTATGATAATGGAGTATATGTGGTTTTTTCTAATCCGATCGGTATGGATGACGACCAGCTGAAAAATGGATGTTCTATGATTCTTGATCCTTTTGGAGATATTATTTCAGAATGCCGTTCATTTGACGACAGTTTTACCACTGCAGTGATCACTCCTGAAAAATTGACTCAAGCCGGCGGATACCGATATATTCAGGCCAGAAATCCAGCATTATACAGAGATATTATCGGACAAGAGCATCAGCCTGAGCAAAAAGTAGTCTGGCTTACAGGTGATACTCTTTAA
- a CDS encoding Crp/Fnr family transcriptional regulator, with the protein MKEKLIQASSEPLIDYFNKIIPLNREERQLVTELFRSRLYRKKQYVLQEGDVCSQFNFIVRGCLRMYKIDEKGDTHIIQFAAENWWINDIGSFHKRKPSELCIDAIEDTMVLQISYEDLITLYTSAPKFDRIFRVLLENSFVTLQKRLLQNISSTAEERYLSFVEVHPHLSNRLPQTQIASFLGITPEFLSRLKSKLVKTKS; encoded by the coding sequence ATGAAAGAAAAACTAATACAAGCTTCCTCAGAGCCTTTAATAGATTATTTCAATAAAATTATTCCTTTAAACAGGGAAGAACGCCAGCTGGTGACAGAACTGTTCAGATCAAGACTATACCGTAAGAAACAATATGTTCTCCAGGAAGGGGATGTCTGCAGCCAGTTCAATTTTATTGTCCGCGGATGCCTTCGGATGTATAAAATAGATGAAAAAGGGGATACTCATATCATTCAGTTTGCTGCGGAAAACTGGTGGATCAATGATATTGGAAGTTTTCACAAAAGAAAACCTTCAGAGTTATGCATCGATGCTATTGAGGACACCATGGTACTGCAGATCAGTTATGAAGATTTGATCACCTTGTATACTTCTGCTCCAAAGTTTGACAGAATATTCAGAGTCCTGCTTGAAAACAGTTTTGTCACTCTGCAGAAGCGGCTGCTTCAAAATATAAGTTCTACTGCAGAAGAACGTTATCTTTCTTTTGTAGAAGTTCATCCCCATTTATCCAACCGTCTTCCTCAGACACAGATCGCTTCTTTTCTAGGTATTACTCCCGAGTTCTTAAGCAGATTGAAAAGCAAGCTTGTTAAAACAAAATCTTAA
- a CDS encoding NAD(P)-binding domain-containing protein — translation MTTLKTAVIGLGNIGQAVAGNFVKSNRSFIAADRNVEKAKELSEKWGPGAVPSDIPAAVKNADIVILSIPFESICGFMKEYASDLEGKIIVDPSNPIAPDANGGFKKIIEKDESAGEINAASLPKNSKLVKALGTLGAGSLSGSAYQTPEKAVLFYAADDTSIDNDVEQLIQNSGFEPARIGGIDQSIRIEVFGDLHEFGALGKTVTLSEAKQKI, via the coding sequence ATGACAACATTAAAAACAGCCGTTATCGGTTTAGGAAACATCGGACAAGCAGTAGCCGGAAATTTTGTAAAATCTAACAGAAGTTTTATTGCAGCCGACAGAAATGTAGAAAAAGCAAAAGAGCTTTCTGAAAAATGGGGACCTGGAGCTGTTCCCAGTGATATTCCTGCCGCAGTAAAAAATGCAGATATTGTTATTTTATCAATACCATTTGAGTCAATCTGCGGATTTATGAAAGAATATGCTTCAGATCTGGAAGGTAAAATCATTGTAGATCCTTCCAACCCTATTGCACCGGATGCCAATGGAGGATTCAAAAAAATTATAGAAAAAGATGAATCAGCAGGAGAAATTAATGCGGCTTCATTACCAAAAAATTCAAAATTAGTGAAAGCTTTAGGGACTTTAGGTGCAGGATCTTTATCTGGATCGGCTTACCAGACTCCTGAAAAAGCAGTACTTTTTTATGCTGCAGATGATACTAGTATTGATAATGATGTAGAACAGCTGATTCAGAACAGTGGTTTCGAACCTGCAAGAATCGGAGGAATAGACCAGTCGATAAGAATTGAAGTATTTGGAGATCTTCATGAATTTGGAGCATTAGGCAAAACAGTTACACTTTCTGAAGCAAAGCAAAAAATTTAA
- a CDS encoding rhodanese-like domain-containing protein: MKKVLIVFGLLLVIYMVYRVYKYQTLDQGLVQLIKNGAVILDVRTEKEYETGHIKGSVNISLGTIRERYVELNPDKTYITVCSHGLRSVKAENILKERGFKHIYNGGAWSDLEKSIKK; this comes from the coding sequence ATGAAAAAGGTATTGATCGTCTTCGGACTGCTCCTGGTAATTTATATGGTATATAGGGTGTACAAATACCAGACTTTAGATCAAGGACTGGTTCAGTTAATTAAAAATGGTGCTGTAATTTTAGATGTAAGAACGGAGAAAGAATATGAAACCGGGCATATTAAAGGTTCGGTTAATATCTCATTAGGAACAATAAGAGAGCGGTATGTAGAACTTAATCCTGATAAAACATATATCACGGTATGTTCACACGGACTTAGAAGCGTAAAAGCTGAAAATATCCTTAAAGAAAGAGGTTTTAAACATATTTATAATGGCGGAGCCTGGAGTGATCTGGAAAAAAGCATAAAAAAATAG
- a CDS encoding DUF3817 domain-containing protein, with amino-acid sequence MTHLLKTKIGRLRILAVLEGISLLTLIFVAVPIKHWMGNPEFVRIIGPVHGSLFLLFLFNTLSVGVEQQWKFKETTWKVIAACFIPFGTFYIDKKILSRL; translated from the coding sequence ATGACACATTTATTAAAAACAAAAATCGGACGCCTGAGGATTCTTGCTGTTCTGGAAGGAATTTCCTTACTGACATTGATCTTTGTAGCAGTTCCTATAAAGCACTGGATGGGAAATCCTGAATTTGTAAGAATAATAGGACCGGTTCACGGTTCTTTATTTCTTCTTTTCCTTTTTAATACCTTGAGTGTAGGAGTAGAACAGCAGTGGAAATTTAAAGAAACAACCTGGAAAGTAATTGCAGCCTGCTTTATCCCGTTTGGAACATTTTATATTGATAAAAAAATACTGAGCAGATTATGA
- a CDS encoding TetR/AcrR family transcriptional regulator, producing MKKSEATRFNILQKAFELIYMKGYQATSVDEIIATTQVTKGAFYYHFKTKDEMGVAIINELMKVNFNTTFIKPFQNEENPTDIIYQLMHGILMENDFLKVEYGCPASNFTQEMAPWNIEFTKALNSLTKQWENAIIESIERGKKKGEIREDTHAREVAVFVMSGYWGIRNLGKLENSKSIYLVYLKQLKTYLETLK from the coding sequence ATGAAAAAGTCAGAAGCAACCCGGTTTAATATCCTTCAGAAGGCATTTGAACTTATCTATATGAAAGGCTATCAGGCAACCAGTGTGGATGAAATTATAGCAACCACTCAGGTGACAAAAGGTGCTTTTTATTATCACTTTAAAACTAAAGACGAAATGGGCGTTGCTATTATCAATGAATTAATGAAAGTTAATTTCAACACTACTTTTATCAAGCCTTTTCAAAATGAGGAAAATCCAACAGATATTATTTATCAGCTGATGCATGGTATTCTAATGGAAAATGATTTTTTGAAAGTGGAATACGGCTGTCCTGCCTCTAATTTCACACAGGAAATGGCCCCTTGGAATATTGAATTCACTAAAGCTTTAAACAGTCTGACAAAACAGTGGGAAAATGCAATTATAGAATCCATTGAAAGAGGTAAGAAAAAAGGTGAAATTAGAGAAGATACCCATGCGCGGGAGGTGGCTGTTTTTGTAATGTCAGGGTATTGGGGAATCAGAAATTTAGGAAAATTAGAAAACAGCAAGTCAATTTATCTTGTTTATTTAAAGCAACTTAAGACGTATCTGGAAACACTGAAATAA
- a CDS encoding MFS transporter: protein MNYQNEKQASHSKPENKTKKNTRLPAALWALTISAFGIGTTEFVIVGLLPTVAGDLGISIPSAGLLVSLYAIGVAVGAPVLTALTGKIPRKALLISIMLLFVIGNGLASIAPGFVTLVLARILTGFAHGVYFSIGSTIAASLVPEEKRATAISIMFSGLTVAIVTGVPLGTFIGQHFGWRATFVGVAILGIIGLIASIILVPKTLQKGKTASLQQQVKVLANKRLIFAFLMTAMGYGGTFVVFTYLSPILQEITGFKESVVTIILLVYGIAIALGNLIGGKAANKNPLKILLWMFAAQGFVLLAFYFTVNSPVLSIITLFFLGGLSFATVPGLQLLVVQIAEKELPGTEDVASGINIAAFNIGIAIGAYTGGLIVTSSLGLGSTPWIGALFLLATVAITFYSIHLNKKEIK from the coding sequence ATGAACTATCAAAATGAGAAACAGGCTTCCCATTCAAAACCTGAAAATAAAACAAAAAAGAACACAAGACTTCCTGCTGCGCTTTGGGCATTAACGATCAGTGCTTTCGGGATTGGTACTACAGAATTTGTAATTGTAGGTCTGCTGCCCACTGTTGCCGGTGATTTAGGAATATCAATTCCATCTGCGGGACTTTTGGTAAGTCTGTATGCTATAGGTGTTGCGGTCGGTGCACCCGTTTTAACCGCTTTAACGGGAAAAATACCCCGAAAGGCATTATTAATTTCTATCATGCTTTTATTTGTTATCGGAAACGGTCTGGCTTCTATTGCCCCTGGATTCGTTACTTTAGTTCTTGCAAGAATATTAACCGGCTTTGCGCACGGTGTTTATTTTTCTATAGGATCCACCATTGCTGCTTCTCTGGTTCCTGAAGAAAAAAGAGCAACAGCCATATCCATTATGTTCTCCGGACTTACTGTCGCAATCGTTACAGGAGTTCCGCTAGGAACTTTTATCGGCCAGCATTTCGGATGGAGGGCTACGTTCGTAGGAGTCGCTATTTTAGGAATAATTGGATTGATTGCAAGTATAATCCTTGTTCCGAAAACTTTACAAAAAGGAAAAACGGCTTCTTTACAACAGCAGGTAAAAGTCTTAGCCAATAAACGTCTGATTTTTGCTTTTTTAATGACAGCAATGGGGTATGGGGGAACTTTTGTGGTCTTCACTTATCTTTCACCTATTTTACAGGAAATTACAGGATTTAAAGAATCTGTTGTGACAATTATCTTATTGGTCTATGGAATTGCAATTGCATTGGGAAATTTAATTGGCGGTAAAGCAGCTAATAAAAATCCTTTAAAAATATTACTCTGGATGTTTGCGGCACAGGGTTTTGTACTGCTGGCATTTTACTTTACAGTAAACAGTCCTGTGCTTAGTATCATTACTCTTTTCTTTTTAGGAGGATTGTCATTTGCTACTGTTCCCGGACTGCAGCTTTTAGTAGTACAGATCGCTGAAAAAGAACTTCCGGGTACTGAAGACGTAGCTTCTGGAATTAATATTGCGGCTTTTAATATCGGTATTGCAATAGGTGCTTATACCGGAGGCTTAATTGTAACTTCATCATTAGGACTGGGAAGCACGCCCTGGATCGGTGCTTTATTTTTACTGGCCACTGTAGCAATCACCTTTTACAGTATTCATTTAAATAAAAAAGAAATAAAATAA
- a CDS encoding PLP-dependent aminotransferase family protein, whose translation MNSPVDVPYKSFIKIDRKSDTSMYMQTANQLINAIQRGYLPLGTKLPGTRAMSQILEVHRNTIVAVYDELSAQGWVESLPNKGTFVIGKNEEIPLKIGVFDKTDLKHYPKSTGFSFKTSNILDNPFEHSNCEYLFNDGVPDIRLTQIDQHSRIYSSTLKRKAHQKMLGHYNHDGSEFFKKHLSHYLNLSRGLSISKNNLLITRSTEMSIYIVSEILLSQGDAVLVGALSYFSVNMIFQKAGVQILSVPIDDEGISVEGVREMCKKQKIRMLYLTPHHHYPTTVTLSAQRRLELLNLAGEYGFIILEDDYDYDFHYDKSPILPLASADTNGMVIYIGSFGKSLAPGFRTGFIVAPENLMIEMRKYLGIIDRQGDILMEQVLGEMIAEGEIHRYLKKSLKIYQERRDYFAGLLEEHMSDSIEFRKPSGGLAVWAEWKIPVNLMHLSRECSRNNLFIPKTLLYQNKNLTATRLGYGNMNFDEMKTSIEILSKSVEKLI comes from the coding sequence ATGAATAGTCCGGTTGATGTTCCTTATAAAAGTTTTATTAAAATTGATAGAAAATCTGATACTTCTATGTATATGCAGACGGCTAACCAGCTGATCAATGCGATTCAGAGAGGGTATCTTCCTTTGGGCACCAAACTTCCCGGAACGAGAGCAATGAGCCAGATTCTAGAAGTTCACAGGAATACCATTGTCGCGGTTTATGATGAATTATCTGCCCAGGGATGGGTGGAAAGCCTGCCTAATAAAGGAACATTTGTCATTGGAAAAAATGAAGAGATTCCATTAAAGATTGGTGTTTTTGATAAAACAGATCTTAAGCATTACCCTAAGTCGACAGGTTTTTCTTTTAAAACATCTAATATTCTTGATAATCCTTTTGAGCATTCCAATTGTGAATATTTATTTAATGACGGCGTACCGGACATCAGGCTTACGCAGATTGACCAGCATTCAAGAATTTACAGCTCAACATTAAAACGTAAAGCCCATCAGAAAATGCTCGGGCATTATAATCATGACGGCAGTGAGTTTTTTAAGAAACACCTATCCCATTATCTTAATTTATCCCGAGGATTATCCATTTCTAAAAACAATCTTCTGATCACCAGAAGTACGGAGATGAGTATTTATATTGTCTCAGAAATCCTTCTGTCCCAAGGTGACGCTGTTTTGGTAGGAGCATTGAGTTATTTTTCAGTAAATATGATCTTTCAAAAAGCAGGAGTTCAAATTCTGTCTGTTCCTATTGACGACGAAGGAATCAGCGTAGAAGGTGTCCGTGAGATGTGTAAAAAGCAGAAAATACGGATGCTTTACCTCACGCCGCACCACCATTATCCTACTACAGTAACACTGAGTGCACAGCGGAGACTTGAACTTCTTAATCTGGCCGGTGAATACGGGTTTATCATTCTTGAAGATGATTACGATTACGATTTTCATTACGATAAAAGTCCTATTCTTCCTTTGGCCAGCGCAGATACGAATGGGATGGTTATTTACATAGGTTCATTTGGGAAATCACTCGCGCCGGGATTCCGGACGGGTTTTATTGTAGCGCCGGAGAATTTAATGATCGAAATGCGTAAATATTTAGGGATTATAGACCGGCAGGGAGATATATTGATGGAGCAGGTTCTGGGAGAAATGATTGCAGAAGGAGAAATACACCGGTATCTAAAAAAATCATTGAAGATCTATCAGGAAAGAAGAGATTATTTCGCTGGATTATTAGAAGAGCATATGAGTGATTCTATAGAATTCCGAAAACCTTCGGGCGGTCTTGCAGTCTGGGCTGAATGGAAAATACCAGTCAATCTCATGCACCTCAGCCGTGAATGCTCCCGGAATAACCTTTTTATCCCTAAAACACTTCTGTATCAAAATAAAAACCTTACAGCAACCAGACTGGGATATGGAAATATGAATTTTGATGAAATGAAAACCAGTATAGAAATTCTTTCTAAAAGTGTAGAAAAATTAATTTGA
- a CDS encoding aminotransferase class I/II-fold pyridoxal phosphate-dependent enzyme produces MKNSSLDHLQQALDKRKEEGTLRTLHPRSEGIDFYSTDYLGLARNSRLQQLLIDQIINEPQLLSGSTGSRLISGNSDEVAAVEKYIAAYHKYPEALVFPSGYNANLALFSTLPSRHDTILVDEQIHRSVHDACRLSNAKKLKFKHNDLKDLREILKRQTGPCYIAVESLYSMEGDLAPLKEITELAHRYNAGVLVDEAHSFGVFGHGLVSEYGLQDEVLAAVITYGKAMGAHGAAVLSSELVKSYLVNFASPFIYTTSAQDLQWRSIQTGYEFLRKNNGISEKLQENIRIFRKQGLQTPSSENSPIQAVLVPDNTRLKDLQKTLFQKDFLTYAVYSPTVKAGTERLRICLHSFNTEKEITELTKIIKQFIQ; encoded by the coding sequence ATGAAAAACAGCAGCCTTGATCATCTGCAGCAAGCACTTGACAAAAGAAAAGAAGAAGGGACTTTAAGAACACTGCATCCAAGATCCGAGGGTATTGATTTTTATTCTACTGATTATTTAGGACTTGCCAGAAACAGTCGATTGCAGCAATTACTGATTGATCAGATCATCAATGAACCTCAATTATTATCAGGGAGCACAGGATCAAGACTGATCAGCGGCAACAGTGATGAAGTGGCAGCAGTTGAAAAATACATAGCTGCATATCACAAATATCCTGAAGCTTTAGTTTTTCCGTCAGGATACAATGCAAATCTGGCTTTATTTTCAACACTTCCCAGCCGTCATGATACGATCCTTGTAGATGAACAGATCCACCGTTCAGTACATGATGCATGCAGGCTGTCTAATGCAAAGAAATTAAAATTCAAGCATAATGATCTTAAAGATTTGAGGGAGATTTTGAAAAGACAGACCGGCCCATGCTATATTGCTGTAGAAAGCCTCTATTCAATGGAGGGAGACCTTGCTCCGCTTAAAGAGATTACTGAGCTTGCCCATCGATATAACGCAGGTGTACTTGTAGATGAAGCGCATTCCTTTGGAGTTTTTGGCCATGGATTAGTCTCAGAGTACGGACTGCAGGATGAGGTTCTCGCAGCAGTAATCACTTATGGAAAAGCAATGGGTGCCCACGGAGCAGCTGTTCTCAGCAGTGAACTGGTAAAATCATATCTGGTCAATTTTGCATCTCCTTTTATTTATACTACTTCAGCTCAGGATCTGCAGTGGAGAAGCATACAAACAGGCTATGAATTTTTAAGAAAAAATAATGGTATATCAGAAAAACTTCAGGAAAATATAAGGATTTTCAGAAAGCAGGGATTACAGACTCCTTCATCAGAGAACAGTCCAATACAGGCAGTTTTAGTTCCGGATAACACCCGTTTGAAAGATTTACAGAAAACATTGTTTCAAAAGGACTTTCTCACGTATGCGGTCTACAGTCCAACTGTAAAAGCAGGAACTGAACGGCTTCGTATCTGCCTGCACAGCTTCAACACAGAAAAGGAAATTACAGAACTAACGAAGATCATTAAACAATTTATACAATAA
- the bioD gene encoding dethiobiotin synthase, translating to MQKKLFITGIGTGVGKTICSAVLVQYFEADYWKPVQSGDLFYTDSMAVKDLTGEGAQFYPETYRLKLAASPHQSASAEGKLIKVSDFELPQTEKNLIVEGAGGLMVPLSDDELMIDLMEKLNIPVVLVVREYLGCINHSLLSIMALKEKGLQLEYLVLNGHFPHDTERVICAYLNTETKVIRIPDMEKPTKENIENITKQLKNL from the coding sequence GTGCAGAAAAAATTATTTATAACAGGAATCGGAACAGGAGTAGGGAAAACAATCTGTTCTGCTGTACTGGTTCAATATTTCGAAGCAGACTACTGGAAACCGGTTCAGTCAGGGGATTTATTCTACACAGACAGCATGGCTGTTAAAGATCTGACAGGAGAAGGGGCACAATTCTATCCCGAAACTTACCGCTTAAAATTAGCAGCGTCACCGCATCAGTCTGCATCAGCAGAAGGAAAATTAATTAAAGTAAGTGATTTTGAATTACCGCAAACAGAAAAAAATCTCATTGTAGAAGGAGCCGGCGGACTGATGGTTCCCCTTTCTGATGATGAGCTGATGATTGACCTTATGGAAAAACTTAATATTCCTGTTGTACTTGTTGTAAGGGAATATTTAGGCTGTATCAATCATAGTTTACTCTCCATTATGGCATTGAAAGAAAAGGGACTGCAGTTAGAATATTTAGTACTGAACGGACATTTTCCTCACGATACAGAAAGGGTCATCTGTGCTTATCTTAATACTGAAACAAAAGTCATCCGGATTCCAGATATGGAAAAACCAACGAAAGAAAACATTGAAAACATTACAAAGCAACTGAAAAATTTATAA